A region of Phormidium ambiguum IAM M-71 DNA encodes the following proteins:
- a CDS encoding CHASE2 domain-containing protein produces the protein MAKLVVLKLDGDLEYQGLRVTLEIGCENARPEIELMANLPKSPELISLLDCWQNKYRQIGVTYRIKPKKITYDGSINKRIEECRNSAKELRDVFSSWLNCSELNEINKRLREELNRQENIRLLIRTEDSRLQKLPWHLWDFIERYPNAEIALSSAKFERLKKLTYSQKSEVKILAILGHKEGIDIAADRQLLENLPLTKTVFLVEPEHQEINDKLWEESWDIIFFAGHSETKGETGKIYINPTDSLTIDELWYGLRKAVDGGLKLAIFNSCDGLGLARRLDDLQIPQMIVMRELIPDKVAQEFLKYFLTAFVSGKSFYLATREARERLQGWESDFPCATWLPVIYQNPTAVAPCWQDLVKAKEIKKTREKLTFKFHSWKQLLLASMLGTSLVMGLRLLGFLQPFELQAYDMLMRSRPDEGQDNRLLLITITENDVQAQPSEERQGASLSDNALEKLLKKLEQYQPRAIGLAIYRDRSVQPQYQDLISRMGKSDRFFAICKSSNHNHPGVLPPPEVPPERLGFNNVIVDDDGILRRHLLSMGLVSSCQTENSLSLQLAKQFLAEENIQWTMIQPEDYIQLGQTIFRTLEKDSGGYQQIDPRGHQIMLNYRSTSQIAPRITLTEALNNEFNPNLIKNRIVLIGTIAPSFNDNNWLTPYSNGQRQIQRITGLEIHAHQVSQILSAVLDKRPLIWFWSKQWETLWIWFWSINGGIIVLGLRSIKLQIIVMIWAIVSLYSICLLLLLTGGWIPLIPGILGLVVTPLSIAIYKKWRKR, from the coding sequence ATGGCGAAATTAGTTGTTCTAAAACTAGATGGTGATTTAGAATATCAAGGGTTGCGAGTCACTTTGGAAATTGGTTGCGAAAATGCGCGTCCTGAAATAGAGTTGATGGCTAATTTACCTAAGTCACCTGAACTAATTTCGCTTTTAGATTGTTGGCAAAATAAGTATCGACAAATAGGAGTAACTTATCGAATTAAGCCGAAGAAAATTACTTACGATGGTTCAATAAATAAGCGAATTGAAGAGTGTCGTAATTCTGCTAAAGAGTTGCGTGATGTTTTCAGTTCATGGTTGAATTGTTCCGAGTTGAATGAAATCAATAAACGACTTAGGGAAGAGTTAAATCGCCAAGAAAATATCCGGTTATTAATTCGGACGGAAGATTCCAGATTACAAAAGCTTCCTTGGCATTTGTGGGATTTTATTGAACGTTATCCAAACGCAGAAATTGCTTTAAGTTCTGCTAAGTTTGAACGATTGAAAAAACTTACTTATTCCCAGAAATCAGAGGTAAAAATTTTAGCAATTTTGGGTCATAAGGAGGGGATTGATATTGCAGCCGATCGCCAATTGTTAGAAAATTTACCTTTAACTAAAACTGTGTTTTTAGTCGAACCAGAACATCAGGAAATTAATGATAAACTCTGGGAAGAATCTTGGGATATTATCTTTTTTGCTGGACACAGTGAGACTAAAGGGGAAACTGGTAAAATTTACATTAATCCTACTGATAGTTTAACTATTGATGAACTTTGGTATGGTTTAAGAAAGGCGGTTGATGGAGGTTTAAAGTTAGCGATTTTTAATTCTTGTGATGGTTTAGGTTTGGCGCGAAGATTGGACGATTTACAAATTCCCCAAATGATTGTAATGCGCGAGTTAATTCCTGATAAAGTAGCGCAAGAATTTTTAAAGTATTTTCTGACTGCTTTTGTGAGTGGGAAATCTTTTTATTTAGCAACACGAGAGGCGCGGGAGAGGTTGCAAGGATGGGAAAGTGATTTTCCTTGTGCAACTTGGCTACCTGTAATTTACCAAAATCCTACTGCTGTAGCACCTTGCTGGCAAGATTTAGTTAAAGCTAAGGAAATAAAAAAAACCAGGGAGAAATTAACTTTTAAGTTTCATAGTTGGAAACAGTTGTTGTTAGCGAGTATGTTGGGTACTAGTTTGGTGATGGGGTTAAGATTGTTGGGTTTTTTACAACCTTTTGAGTTGCAAGCTTATGATATGTTAATGCGATCGCGTCCTGATGAAGGACAAGACAATCGGTTATTATTAATCACTATCACGGAAAATGATGTGCAAGCTCAACCTTCAGAGGAAAGACAAGGTGCATCACTTTCAGATAATGCTTTAGAAAAACTGTTAAAAAAATTAGAACAATATCAACCAAGAGCTATAGGATTGGCTATTTACCGCGATCGTTCTGTGCAACCACAATATCAGGATTTAATTAGTAGGATGGGAAAGAGCGATCGCTTTTTTGCCATTTGTAAGTCTAGTAATCATAATCACCCTGGTGTTCTACCACCACCAGAAGTTCCACCGGAACGTTTAGGTTTTAACAATGTAATAGTTGATGATGATGGTATCCTACGCCGCCATTTATTATCTATGGGATTAGTATCTTCTTGTCAGACAGAAAATTCCTTAAGTCTGCAACTAGCCAAACAGTTTCTAGCTGAAGAAAATATTCAATGGACAATGATTCAACCAGAAGATTACATTCAACTTGGTCAAACTATTTTTCGTACTTTAGAGAAAGATTCAGGTGGATATCAACAAATCGATCCACGCGGACATCAAATAATGCTTAATTATCGTTCAACCTCTCAAATTGCTCCAAGAATTACGTTAACAGAAGCTTTAAATAATGAATTTAATCCTAATTTAATTAAGAATCGAATTGTTTTGATTGGTACAATTGCTCCAAGTTTTAATGATAATAACTGGCTAACACCTTATAGTAATGGCCAAAGACAAATTCAAAGAATAACTGGTTTAGAAATTCACGCACATCAAGTGAGTCAAATTCTTAGTGCTGTATTAGATAAGCGACCATTGATTTGGTTTTGGTCAAAGCAATGGGAAACTCTTTGGATTTGGTTTTGGTCTATTAATGGAGGGATAATTGT
- a CDS encoding DUF1822 family protein — translation MKKTSENFVFTVSLGTEAHRLAEQFRRYQKNAQKGKQVYLNTLAIYAVNFYLRCLGIATDWQGCDSYDPIMQTMMDVADLQVEDLGKLECRSLLPNAEFVKIPPEVWSERIGYLVVEMNESLREAKLLGFVETVDTEELAIIKLRSLSEFPEYINQLRQPKTTNLRQWLDNIFTTGWQAVEDLISPQTTELAFNFRNQNGVRRAKVLDLESAGERVTLCIGIKPIDVGEMNIFVEVYPNNEQMYLPQNLQLMVLNSAAETVMEAVAKTTQNIQLEFSGELDERFSIKLALGDFSVTETFVI, via the coding sequence AAGACTTCAGAAAATTTTGTTTTTACTGTTTCTCTTGGTACGGAAGCACATCGATTAGCGGAACAGTTTCGCCGCTATCAAAAAAATGCTCAAAAAGGTAAACAAGTTTATTTGAATACTTTAGCAATTTATGCGGTCAATTTTTATTTGCGCTGTTTAGGAATAGCCACAGATTGGCAAGGTTGTGATAGCTACGATCCGATTATGCAAACAATGATGGATGTGGCGGATTTGCAGGTAGAAGATTTGGGAAAGTTGGAGTGTCGATCGCTATTACCAAATGCGGAGTTTGTGAAGATTCCACCGGAAGTTTGGTCAGAAAGAATTGGTTATCTTGTTGTGGAAATGAATGAGTCTTTAAGAGAGGCGAAATTGTTAGGGTTTGTGGAAACTGTAGATACAGAAGAGTTGGCGATTATTAAATTGCGATCGCTCTCTGAATTTCCCGAATATATCAACCAACTCCGACAACCAAAAACTACAAATTTGCGCCAATGGTTAGACAATATTTTTACTACTGGTTGGCAAGCTGTAGAAGATTTGATTTCCCCGCAAACAACTGAATTAGCGTTTAATTTCCGCAACCAAAATGGCGTGAGACGTGCTAAAGTACTCGACTTAGAATCTGCTGGCGAAAGAGTAACTCTATGTATTGGTATCAAGCCAATAGATGTAGGAGAAATGAATATTTTTGTCGAAGTTTATCCGAATAATGAGCAAATGTATTTGCCGCAAAATTTGCAATTGATGGTATTAAATTCCGCAGCAGAAACGGTAATGGAAGCTGTAGCTAAAACAACGCAAAATATCCAATTGGAATTTAGTGGTGAATTGGATGAACGATTTAGCATTAAATTGGCTTTGGGTGATTTCAGTGTTACCGAAACATTCGTTATTTAA